DNA from Malus sylvestris chromosome 11, drMalSylv7.2, whole genome shotgun sequence:
ATGTATAAACACCAAACTTTTctacacaatttttttattagagtAAATTTTAAGGGAGCTTTCATGAAAAAAGTTTgggctaaattttttttaataaaaaaccatgctataaatttatttaatgaaaaagacttagattttaatgaaaaattcttaaattttaataaaaatgacaaaataacttaaattttaatgaaaaagacatcattttaatattaaaaaaataaataaaaaataaaaattgactcGCAAACCTATGCGTCCTCATACAAACAGTTTATGAAACTTagtacactgtttatgaaacttactatacTGTACTATTTGTGAAACTTTCTACACTAATTATGAAACTTAATGGtattacactgtttatgaaatttaacgATAAATGAAGATTAATTATAGAGtagttatataataatatatgtgtaaaaacaatataaaattcCTAATCCTACTTTTGTGTATATAATCTACAAGGGACAAATTGGACTAAATTCATGCACAAGCAGTAGTCTAATACATATACGAAgaaaatattggaaaatataaaattgttagagagaaagaggaggggCGTTGTTGTCAGGGAGAGTAGTTGATGGAGGAGAAGGAGATGAAGAATAATGAGGCGATGATGAAATATTGCACGCGCTTTACTTaggtatttttttgtttttttgtttttcattatcTTGtacttatcattaaataaagttataacatagcttttggttaaaattcaaagttttgaaatctttttcattagttttccttaaattttaatgctaagtagatcaattttttaaactaaatttgctaaACATATGATGTGTCAAATTTATTCAAAGAATACCGTACATCATGCAGAAGATGAAGCAAGAACATTATTTCGCCAAACACCTTAAACAAATAAGTAGAAAAAGTATAATTTAAAGAAGAAAATTACAAACCGTATAACCTAAATGATATTTATTTGCTGCTTTGTCACTGCTTACGAAAATAGATCATAGTCAATAGTGTATGTAAGAGTTAACATTGTGCAATACTTGTATTCGTACTCCTCAGCATATGCTATGAGCCTATGTCAttcaatcaattaaaaaaaaatgaaagttattttTATCGAAAAATTAGTAAGTATCATAACGAACTTCTATTCACGGGTAAATTAAAGAGTATTAATTCTTGCATCCAAATTCATATGTTTGTTCTCTCGCTTGTAAACATTTGAACATGAACTATCATTAAATTACCTAAAAActagaaaataattaattttctaattaaccTAACGAATAAGAGTGACATGAGTGGCAGCAAAACATCTCTCTCATTACATACGTAACTCCAACAGCAAAAGTCTTTAAATTGAAACAATATCTGCATCATCAAGCAGCTTAAAGCATTACCTACTTATTCCTCCCCAGAAAACGACCAGAAAGCCATAGAATATCGACGAAGATAAGATAGAATAATCTACTACAAAAAAACTCTATAATTATTTCATGTAACATCATCAACCTTTTAAAAAGATAGACAAACCCAGCTCTAATGACCTGGCATGCATATATACATGTGTTGTCCCTATAGGCCTTGGCCCTGACTACTGCATGCCAAAGATAATGGAAATCAAATGCACCATCGATCTCACTGCCAaggaccaccaccaccacaaaaaCCCGCTACATAAAGcatctttattattattttgcatgtttATCAACACCAGTTAAATATATGATATAAACAATCTCATCAGCAGCTTTTTAATATTTGAAACGATAAGAACGTATAGAACTCAACTCATCTCTGGTTTTGATATTATATTATtgcaattaaaatttaaattacacCCACAATCCCAATTCGAAAGAGAGGTCGTAGATTGATAGATAAGAAAACAAGGTGAAAAAACTGCATCCAAATGATTCATTAGCGTTTTTCGAtggatttaatttaattagtttcTTATATGATTAAGAaatgaataaatatatataatttcatgaGTTATCTATTGATCAAATTCGTCAACGTTAAGAAGAGAAATGTACTAACAAAAGCTAGCTAGTCGCTTCATCATGGGATATGATATCACATTTCTACCAATTTACACCAATGGAAACGTGGAGTGCTCATACCATGGGGACAAATTAAGAGTGTAATTTagccaattttttatttataaacccCACCATTTAACTAAAGTTAAGTTAAAGTGTATCTTTCATTATCTCTTAATCAAATGACCCCATTTTCAAACCTGATTAATTAACTCTACCTAATCTGATAATTGTGCTGAGGAATATTCATTAAACTAAAACCAGGATAAGCATTACAAGGTACAACTCGTATTTCATTAGCTTTCTCTGGCATCAATATAAATACACAACCACTTGAAAAGGTGACAAGAGAAAatagtaaataaaataaaagataagaATACacagaagaaatgaaaatagCACAAACATGCAAAGCAAAGATAACAAAGAAGAGATGGATACAAAATAGCACTCTTTGCCCAAAGACGTAATTATCTACAGTTCCACCGCCCTTCAAATTTCTCCTTTTGGGACCATGAGAGACTTGCACTCCTCTATTTTGTTATCCCTTTAGAATCACCATCTCCATTTGAAAACCATGGATGAAATTAAAAGCCTTAATTAATTAAGCATTGCTTCTGAAAGATCCCAGAGCCTTGATGGCTCCTGCTCTCAGAATGTATTGGTGGTAGAAGGCAGCAATGGCAGCTCCAATGAAAGGTCCAAGCCAGAAGATCCACTGAGATATAAAACGAAACCAATtaagaagagaaaataaaataattaagtcAATTTTTGGGAAAACTGAGAGGGATCATACTTGGTCATCCCAAGCTTTGTCCTTGTTGTAGATGACAGCAGCTCCAAAACTCCTAGCAGGGTTGATGCCAGTTCCAGTGATGGGAATAGTGGCCAAGTGAACAATGAACACAGCAAATCCAATGGGAAGTGGGGCCAAGACCTTAATTTAAGACGATAAATAATTTGTAGAGTTAATAAAATTGCCTAAAATGAACCAAAAATTGAGCGATCATTTGGTGTACTGACACTCGATCTGAAATTTATTTAAGTCACAAGTTCAAATCTCATGCTAACAAATGAGTGAGAGATGTGCTTACAGGGACGTGAGAGTCTCTGGCATTTCTCTTGGGGTCGGTGGCGGAGAAGACGGTGTAGACAAGAACAAAGGTACCGATGATCTCAGCACCCAAACCAGTGCCCTTGTTGTAGCCAGCAGACAACTCGTTGGCTCCACCACCATACTTCATGTAGTATGACTTCTGGAAGGCCTTCACCAACCCTACACCGCAGATAGCACCCAAACACTGTGCTATGATGTACAACACTGCCCTGATCAGTGAAACCTTGCGAGCCAAGAACAGCCCAAAGGTCACAGCTGGGTTAATGTGTCCTCCTGCAATTGTCATAGAAACACAAGACTTAGATTCTGTTATAAGTACTTTTGTATAAAGCGCTTTTAGTCCGTAACAGTTTTTGTTAGTAGCACTTTTAATGTAAACACTAAAATTTATTCAAAGTTCAAGTACTTCTGAAACCCTAGAGTCACTCGAACTTCCTCCAAAAGCATTTATCATATGTTTTCAGGAATTTCTTTCAAGTGCTTCTgagatttcataaaaaaaagttCTGTTTTTGTCAAACACTTCCAAAAGTGCTTCTaaagtttcaaaagcacttttatctATTTATGCTAAGGAccgagaaaaaaaagaagacataCCTGAGATACCGGCGGTGCAGTAAACAAGGACGAAAATCATGCCACCGAAGGCCCAAGCGATACCAAGAATGCCAACACCGCCGCATTGGTCAGCCTCGCTCTGGGATTTGTAGCCAATGACGGTCAAAACTGTGATGTAAAGGAAGAGGAGGGTGGCAATGAACTCAGCAATGAGAGCTCTGTAGAAAGACCACTTGGTGAGCTCCTCAGCATCAAACAAGGGGGTTGGAGGAGGGTCATGGTAGTCTTTGGTGGCAAACTCACCGTGTTCAGCTCCCTCTACATCTTTTGCCATGGCTTCTGTGACTAATTAAGtggcttttggcttttgaaggaatgagagaagagagaggtcGTTTGGGATTGTGAATGTGGATGGAGAGGTGTGAGTGTAGAGGGGTATATATGGGGCAGACAAGAGTGATTGTATGCTAAACAATAATTAGGAAAGTAAGTATGTTTATGTTATTGTTTAAGCAAATAATACATGATGATGAAAAtgatttatgttatttttatgCCGCCCATAATCCATATTAGCTTGATTTCGCTTGCATGGGTCCCCTCCTGGTCCCCCAACGGCTACTAAAAATAAAAGGGTTTTACTTTAGTTTCCCACCATTCATCACTTTAGAGATATAATATAATCACCCAGTGTCCTAGAGAGTAGAGACAAATAAAGGGTAGTTGTTAGACCTACAAgggttctttttattttttattttttatttttttagaattaTTACTCAATTTAAAATGGCAAATGTAGTGGGTAGAATAATGCCTTGAAAACAAAATGGTAAATATAAAACGGTCATCCAGCCTAAAAAAAGGTATAGCCAACGGTCTAATGCTAACACACAcattttttacttttggttgCTTTGGTTAATTACTTACGATGAATGCATTTATAAGAAATGAGTATCATTTGTTTTCATGTGCTTATTAACAACCGATGAATTAAAACGAATGTGTATGATTCTCGTTCATGTGTTAACAACTTAGgaatgaaaataaatagatcCAAGTATCTCATATGTTCTTATACCTTAAAATCGAGGAATACAATTACTAATTAAGAGAGGATTGTTCATCCGTAGGCAATCTTTCATATTTACATTCCTTCATatcccttttattttttattgtaaatGTAAAGATTTCTCTTCGAGCTCGtatgaatgtgtttttaaaagGACAGAAAGcgttttttatgaaaatatttttagaaccaataTTTAGTAAATatgcaagtaaatcctgaaaaaagcacttaaagtgcttcttgaAAAAAGCACATAACTCGTACTTCTTGCAGAGagtacttaaagtgcttttggaacccaaattttgtttttctaaaagtgtttttggtcattttaaaagtacatccaaacaagtcatttttctttttctttattgcTTTCGTGCATGTAAATTGTTTTACCAAAAGAAAATTTCTTTGGTAAGAATTGCATCCACAATTAAATGGAAAATATGCAACGTTACCCCCAATTgtgaaaaacaataaaaaagaacctgaaaAAAGTTGGGgaaattcacatatataataaGAAGCCTACCATTGTGAATTCaataataaaaggaaaagaacCATTATCTctaaacttttaattaattaatttatgaatattttatccCTAAATGTTTTGTCAAATGTTAGCTGATGACGGTTTGCCAGAAGAACTTATCTGGATCCTACCTAAAATCAAATGGTGTACATATATGGTGGTTATGCACCACTCGTCATCTCAATTATGGAACtgatggtgttttttttttactcagatttatttttataaccaaaacacaaaaaacatGTTGAGTTGAGAATTTAAAATAGACttatttaaactttaaaaaaatagggaaaaaaaatgGTTTCAAGTTAAGTTGATATCGTATTGTAATTTGATTTTAGAATTTATATGTATCT
Protein-coding regions in this window:
- the LOC126589291 gene encoding probable aquaporin PIP2-2 — encoded protein: MAKDVEGAEHGEFATKDYHDPPPTPLFDAEELTKWSFYRALIAEFIATLLFLYITVLTVIGYKSQSEADQCGGVGILGIAWAFGGMIFVLVYCTAGISGGHINPAVTFGLFLARKVSLIRAVLYIIAQCLGAICGVGLVKAFQKSYYMKYGGGANELSAGYNKGTGLGAEIIGTFVLVYTVFSATDPKRNARDSHVPVLAPLPIGFAVFIVHLATIPITGTGINPARSFGAAVIYNKDKAWDDQWIFWLGPFIGAAIAAFYHQYILRAGAIKALGSFRSNA